A part of Desulfomicrobium baculatum DSM 4028 genomic DNA contains:
- a CDS encoding ABC transporter substrate-binding protein: MYPCSLSQGIITRIRLAVLLLCLLLQACSDHSEVTVGFLGPLEGKYSDLGVQGRNGAQLALEEANARELVPGVTFRLMAEDDLNTPDGARQAVDRLAAVKAVAIIGPMTSGVAKAALEQASGHRLPLISPTVSTPLLTGKKDLFFRVLSENAQWARALARYGTEKAGLRTVIIVADMDNDAFSGPYRDAFRSEFVRLGGTLLKDWNIHSSSLESWETITAEIERLAPDAIFVSLSSRDASKLAKTFVSRSLKIPVYSTMWAATRELVVDCGQACGGWIFGMGYSEDNTRPEHLSFQQRYRQRFGYASNFAAALSYEATQVFLQGMLKAAGNPNGLPAAMETLPELPGVIAPFRLDEFGDVIRDHYIIEFTGRDFRTHETIR, encoded by the coding sequence ATGTACCCCTGCTCACTATCACAAGGAATCATCACCCGCATACGCCTCGCAGTGTTGCTCCTCTGCCTGCTCCTGCAGGCCTGCTCGGACCATTCGGAAGTGACAGTCGGGTTTCTCGGCCCTTTGGAAGGGAAGTATTCCGACCTTGGGGTCCAGGGGCGCAACGGGGCACAGTTGGCCCTGGAAGAAGCAAACGCCCGGGAGTTAGTCCCGGGAGTAACATTCCGGCTGATGGCCGAGGACGACCTCAATACGCCCGACGGCGCCCGCCAGGCCGTGGACAGGCTGGCCGCAGTCAAAGCCGTGGCGATCATCGGCCCCATGACCAGCGGCGTGGCCAAAGCCGCCCTCGAACAAGCCTCGGGACACCGCTTGCCACTTATCTCGCCTACCGTGAGCACGCCCTTGCTGACGGGAAAAAAGGACCTCTTCTTCAGGGTCCTCAGCGAAAACGCCCAATGGGCCAGAGCCCTCGCCCGCTATGGTACTGAAAAAGCCGGGCTGCGCACGGTGATAATCGTCGCCGACATGGACAACGATGCTTTTTCAGGCCCTTACAGGGATGCTTTTCGTTCCGAATTCGTGCGACTCGGGGGGACGCTGCTCAAGGATTGGAATATCCATTCCTCTTCCCTGGAATCCTGGGAAACCATCACCGCAGAAATCGAGCGACTCGCTCCAGATGCGATCTTCGTCAGCCTCTCCTCCCGGGACGCCTCCAAATTGGCCAAAACCTTCGTATCTCGCAGCCTGAAGATCCCTGTCTATAGCACCATGTGGGCGGCCACCCGGGAACTCGTGGTGGATTGCGGTCAAGCCTGTGGCGGATGGATTTTCGGCATGGGATACAGTGAAGACAACACGAGGCCCGAGCACCTGTCTTTCCAGCAGCGTTACCGGCAACGCTTCGGTTATGCCTCGAATTTTGCCGCAGCCCTATCCTACGAGGCGACCCAGGTCTTTTTGCAGGGGATGCTCAAGGCCGCAGGGAATCCCAACGGCCTTCCGGCCGCCATGGAGACCCTCCCGGAACTCCCGGGCGTCATCGCGCCTTTCCGCCTGGACGAATTCGGCGATGTCATCCGGGACCACTACATCATCGAATTCACCGGAAGAGACTTCCGAACCCATGAAACGATCCGCTGA
- a CDS encoding tetratricopeptide repeat protein, with translation MGTYVAASEPGQDTYGATIFDYALAGGKFVALTDDTVFVELIKSVLYHSMGLSRKSFHHFTRLDDLFELLHQDSQARFIICLERRAAEADMSQVMERIMRLCPGAGIIVLTQEVDQYTTALLVEQGAHNIITKPISVVSFSEKLAFTIAPQGKLSKLIEKGKKLLEAGGWGEALLAAEDILQQKPDSAVGFMIKGDAYLGLGMTSRAEEMYQRAVKGAELYLAPLKRLAVLYEQAGDAGKQLECLRRLNEISPLNTQRILHIGELEIARGNTAVAEEMFQNVMRLAQREADEFLSNLSSRIADICASRDPDMAIHYSKKALDLRGDNITAADMATVNILGISLRKQGKWREAIAEYLRVLAVVPGSASLLYNMAMAYSEGGETKKALNALQKALKIDPELPASGKNVAFNIGTIFQKAGQNGTQFFKKAYEQDPNDKVLWAALKRSQALHERN, from the coding sequence ATGGGTACATACGTTGCTGCTTCTGAGCCGGGTCAGGATACCTACGGGGCCACGATCTTCGATTACGCCCTGGCCGGGGGCAAATTCGTGGCTTTGACCGACGACACGGTCTTTGTGGAGTTGATCAAGTCGGTTCTGTATCACAGCATGGGGTTGTCGCGAAAATCCTTCCATCATTTCACCCGGCTCGACGACCTCTTCGAGCTCCTGCACCAGGACTCCCAGGCCCGTTTCATCATCTGTCTTGAGCGTCGCGCGGCGGAGGCGGACATGTCGCAGGTCATGGAACGCATCATGCGCCTGTGCCCCGGCGCGGGGATCATCGTCCTGACCCAGGAGGTGGACCAGTACACCACGGCGCTCCTGGTGGAGCAGGGCGCGCACAACATCATCACCAAGCCCATTTCCGTAGTCTCATTCAGCGAGAAGCTGGCCTTCACCATCGCCCCCCAGGGCAAGCTCAGCAAGCTCATCGAAAAGGGCAAGAAACTGCTCGAAGCAGGTGGATGGGGCGAGGCCCTGCTTGCGGCCGAGGATATCCTGCAGCAGAAGCCGGACAGCGCGGTGGGTTTCATGATCAAGGGCGACGCCTACCTGGGTCTCGGCATGACTTCCCGGGCCGAAGAGATGTACCAGCGGGCCGTGAAGGGCGCGGAATTGTACCTGGCCCCGCTCAAGCGTCTGGCCGTGCTCTATGAGCAGGCCGGGGACGCCGGAAAGCAGCTTGAATGTTTGCGCCGCCTGAACGAGATCAGCCCCCTCAACACGCAACGCATCCTGCACATCGGGGAACTTGAGATAGCCCGCGGCAATACCGCTGTGGCGGAGGAGATGTTCCAGAACGTGATGCGTCTGGCGCAGCGGGAGGCGGATGAATTTCTCTCCAACCTGTCGAGCAGGATCGCTGACATCTGCGCCAGTCGCGACCCGGACATGGCCATCCATTATTCCAAAAAAGCCCTTGATTTGCGGGGCGACAATATCACTGCGGCGGACATGGCCACCGTCAACATCCTCGGCATTTCGCTGCGAAAGCAGGGTAAATGGCGAGAGGCCATTGCCGAGTACCTGCGCGTGCTGGCCGTAGTGCCCGGCAGCGCGAGCCTGCTCTATAACATGGCCATGGCTTATAGCGAAGGCGGAGAAACCAAGAAGGCCCTGAACGCTCTGCAGAAAGCCCTGAAGATCGATCCCGAACTGCCCGCTTCGGGCAAGAACGTGGCCTTCAACATCGGCACCATATTTCAGAAGGCTGGTCAAAACGGGACGCAGTTTTTCAAAAAGGCCTACGAACAGGACCCCAACGACAAGGTTCTCTGGGCGGCGCTGAAGCGCTCCCAGGCCCTGCACGAGCGCAACTGA
- the gvpU gene encoding gas vesicle accessory protein GvpU yields the protein MKDILLGIIIDMAEKEAFPEVDITLIVGGFVVSGYIISGKKFFEHNEITRILYESAKDTSTEDDKKLIKDEKSVADEPASKYEFIHLRDAQYFSDGRSSIPSNGGVYTRIKIEDVSGFNFGKITKMNTE from the coding sequence ATGAAAGATATTTTGCTTGGCATTATAATTGATATGGCTGAAAAAGAGGCTTTTCCAGAGGTTGACATCACCTTAATTGTCGGCGGATTCGTTGTATCTGGCTATATAATTAGTGGTAAAAAATTCTTTGAACATAACGAAATTACAAGAATACTGTACGAAAGTGCGAAAGATACAAGCACAGAAGACGATAAAAAATTAATAAAAGATGAAAAATCAGTCGCCGATGAACCAGCATCAAAATATGAATTTATACACTTACGCGATGCTCAATATTTTAGCGATGGAAGATCCTCTATACCAAGTAATGGTGGCGTTTATACACGAATTAAAATTGAAGACGTTTCTGGGTTCAACTTTGGAAAAATTACCAAAATGAACACAGAATGA
- the pgm gene encoding phosphoglucomutase (alpha-D-glucose-1,6-bisphosphate-dependent): MAVHPLAGASVPESMRINVPRLISDYYTLAPDPSQADQLVAFGTSGHRGCAFKASFNEPHILAITQAVCEYRASKGIDGPLFVGMDPHALSEPALRTVLEVLAAAGADCRFQQGFGYTPTPVISHAILTYNRGRASGLADGLVITPSHNPPEDGGIKYNPPHGGPAGTDVTGWIEQRANALLENPGSVPRIPLARALRQGLCREHDFIRPYVLDLENAIDMQAIRSAGISIGVDPLGGAGLPFWEPIAEHYGLDIKVVSTVVDPTFMFMSLDKDGKIRMDCSSAYAMAKLIAMKDSFSIAFANDPDADRHGIVTAGHGLMNPNHYISVAIDYLLAHRPGWPVAAQVGKTLVTSSMVDRVVAAHGRGVREVPVGFKWFVDDLLAGTCCFGGEESAGASFLRRNGEAWTTDKDGILLNLLAAEITAVTGKDPGDIYKKLESRHGSPIYERMQAPAGMAQKKLLSSLSPEQVTSSELAGEPILAKITHAPGNGAAIGGLKVVTKNGWFAARPSGTEDMYKIYVESFLGRDHLERIKTEAQDMVDGVLRDV, from the coding sequence ATGGCTGTCCATCCTCTTGCCGGCGCATCCGTGCCGGAATCCATGCGCATAAATGTCCCCCGACTCATATCCGACTACTACACCCTGGCTCCGGACCCCTCGCAGGCGGATCAGCTTGTGGCCTTCGGCACTTCCGGGCATCGGGGCTGCGCCTTCAAGGCATCCTTCAACGAGCCCCATATTCTGGCCATCACCCAGGCCGTGTGCGAGTACCGAGCCTCCAAGGGCATCGACGGGCCACTGTTCGTGGGCATGGACCCCCACGCCCTGTCCGAACCGGCCCTGCGCACGGTGCTGGAGGTTCTGGCGGCGGCCGGCGCGGACTGCCGTTTTCAGCAGGGCTTCGGCTATACTCCGACGCCGGTCATCTCCCACGCCATACTGACCTACAATCGCGGCCGCGCCTCCGGATTGGCCGACGGCCTGGTCATCACCCCTTCGCACAACCCGCCCGAGGACGGGGGCATCAAGTACAACCCGCCCCACGGCGGTCCGGCCGGCACGGACGTCACCGGCTGGATCGAGCAGCGGGCCAACGCCCTGCTCGAAAATCCCGGCTCGGTGCCGCGCATCCCGCTGGCCCGGGCGCTGCGGCAGGGGTTGTGCCGGGAGCATGATTTCATCCGCCCCTATGTCCTTGATCTGGAAAACGCCATCGACATGCAGGCCATCCGCTCTGCCGGCATCAGCATCGGCGTGGACCCGCTGGGCGGGGCGGGGCTGCCGTTCTGGGAGCCCATCGCCGAGCACTACGGGCTCGATATCAAGGTGGTCAGCACGGTCGTCGATCCGACCTTCATGTTCATGAGCCTGGACAAGGACGGCAAGATCCGCATGGACTGTTCTTCTGCCTATGCCATGGCCAAGCTCATCGCCATGAAGGATTCCTTTTCCATTGCTTTCGCCAACGACCCCGACGCCGACCGGCACGGCATCGTCACCGCCGGGCATGGGCTCATGAACCCCAATCATTATATTTCCGTGGCCATCGACTACCTGCTCGCGCACCGTCCGGGCTGGCCGGTTGCGGCGCAGGTCGGCAAGACCCTGGTCACCAGTTCCATGGTCGACCGCGTGGTGGCGGCGCATGGACGCGGCGTGCGGGAAGTGCCGGTGGGCTTCAAATGGTTCGTGGATGATCTTTTGGCCGGGACGTGCTGTTTCGGCGGCGAGGAGAGCGCGGGCGCGTCCTTCCTGCGTCGCAATGGCGAGGCCTGGACCACGGACAAGGACGGGATTCTTTTGAATCTGCTCGCCGCCGAGATCACCGCCGTGACCGGCAAGGACCCCGGAGACATCTACAAGAAGCTGGAGTCGCGCCACGGCAGCCCGATTTACGAGCGTATGCAGGCTCCGGCCGGCATGGCCCAGAAGAAGCTGCTCTCGTCGCTTTCGCCTGAACAGGTGACTTCCTCCGAGCTTGCGGGCGAGCCCATCCTGGCCAAGATCACCCATGCCCCGGGCAATGGCGCGGCCATCGGCGGCCTGAAGGTGGTCACCAAAAACGGCTGGTTCGCAGCCCGGCCCTCGGGCACGGAGGACATGTACAAGATCTACGTGGAAAGCTTTCTGGGCCGGGACCATCTGGAGCGCATCAAGACCGAGGCTCAGGACATGGTCGACGGGGTTCTGCGGGACGTCTAA
- a CDS encoding response regulator, with translation MKRSAEAPVPAVSLLRGTLAVWLLVPCIIVVFALGLALLAEGVNNARETNEHLATALCRYLDIFVSDAHSNLASLARLEGRSDPDHFHAAIRQTQESLTRFQRIVLVDADGIVRFTHPPGFVGVDFPVLFPSESNSTMSRPLYSSATGSLTILMRAKTVSGKMIAGELNLDALLEHLQHFSLDLHGTVVAVTDGFGNLIAHPDMALVRQQTNIGDWRIFKEASEAETFSALAFRDRSFVSDTVAQLPGHQWKVILSTSLWQAMSDTLKIVATIEILLVAYFLILFLSVRRTLNLRIIRPIVEFSKSMTGLAASQQPAPPEPAPFQELGLIEREFRQAISAILESQARLRTSQAILEQAQNIGHMGSWQLDLTDNRLTWSDEAYRIFGATQEDFEPSYERFLAIVHPDDRAAVEHAYASSIEESRESYEIEHRIVRRDDEEIRFVIERCVHERDALGTVIRSVGMVQDITDRKNAEQALERAKEAAESASQAKSEFLANMSHEIRTPLNGVMGILQLLETSAEGQEQKQFCTLALQSANRLNRLLSDILDLSRVEAGKLHIQSEPFRLHETLVQVLDLFVPTAVQSGVELRHHVDPGLPNSIVGDPIRLQQVLGNLIGNAFKFTTTGYVNVEAYPLPAKHPGQLRIFFSVSDTGCGISDKDLKNLFTPFTQVSQGYAKSHQGAGLGLSICKHLVTLMGGNMAVESETGVGTTFSFCVTVGKALGVAVVKAPAEIGASATANGRVLLAEDDEVTQFAVRKLLEKAGYTVSIARNGEEALDLLGAHDFDAVLMDIQMPVMGGIEATRLIRSSATPEAKRSIPIIALTAYAMAGDREKFLDAGMNDYIAKPVQVVELKKALERAQKLGKGEVQ, from the coding sequence ATGAAACGATCCGCTGAAGCGCCTGTACCAGCAGTTTCCCTGTTGCGCGGGACCTTGGCCGTATGGTTGCTGGTCCCATGCATCATTGTCGTCTTCGCTCTCGGACTCGCCCTGCTCGCGGAAGGCGTCAATAATGCCAGAGAAACCAACGAACACTTGGCGACCGCGCTCTGCCGCTACCTCGACATCTTCGTTTCGGATGCTCATTCGAACCTCGCCTCACTTGCACGGCTTGAGGGCAGGAGCGATCCCGACCACTTCCACGCAGCCATCAGGCAGACGCAGGAATCCCTGACCCGTTTCCAGCGCATCGTCCTGGTCGATGCGGACGGCATCGTGCGGTTCACACACCCGCCTGGGTTCGTGGGAGTGGACTTCCCTGTCCTCTTTCCTTCGGAATCGAACTCGACCATGTCCCGGCCGCTCTATTCTTCTGCTACGGGCAGTCTGACTATCCTCATGCGGGCGAAAACCGTTTCGGGGAAAATGATAGCCGGGGAGCTCAATCTTGACGCCCTGCTTGAACATCTGCAACATTTTTCGTTGGACCTTCACGGAACAGTGGTGGCAGTCACCGACGGATTCGGCAACCTCATCGCGCACCCGGACATGGCCCTAGTGCGCCAGCAGACCAACATAGGAGACTGGCGCATATTCAAGGAGGCTTCCGAAGCAGAGACGTTCAGCGCCCTAGCCTTCAGGGACCGCAGCTTCGTGTCCGACACCGTCGCCCAATTGCCCGGACACCAGTGGAAGGTCATCCTGTCCACGAGCCTATGGCAGGCCATGTCCGACACCCTCAAGATCGTGGCGACCATCGAGATCCTTCTGGTCGCCTACTTCTTGATCCTCTTCCTCTCGGTAAGGCGGACCCTGAATCTGCGGATCATACGCCCGATCGTGGAGTTCTCAAAGTCCATGACCGGACTGGCTGCCTCGCAACAGCCCGCCCCGCCTGAGCCGGCTCCCTTCCAGGAACTGGGCCTCATCGAACGGGAATTCCGTCAGGCCATTTCGGCCATCCTGGAGAGTCAAGCACGGCTGCGCACAAGCCAGGCCATCCTGGAGCAGGCCCAAAATATAGGCCACATGGGCAGCTGGCAGCTGGACCTGACCGACAACCGCCTGACATGGTCGGACGAGGCCTACCGCATCTTTGGCGCGACGCAGGAAGACTTTGAGCCTAGTTACGAGCGGTTCCTGGCCATCGTGCACCCCGACGACCGCGCCGCCGTTGAACATGCTTATGCCTCCTCCATCGAGGAAAGCAGGGAAAGCTACGAAATCGAGCACCGCATCGTGCGCAGGGACGATGAAGAAATCCGTTTTGTGATCGAACGCTGCGTCCATGAGCGGGATGCCCTAGGCACGGTCATCCGCTCCGTCGGCATGGTGCAGGACATCACCGACCGCAAGAATGCGGAACAAGCGTTGGAGAGAGCCAAGGAGGCCGCCGAGTCGGCCAGCCAGGCCAAATCGGAATTCCTGGCCAACATGAGCCATGAAATCCGAACCCCTCTGAACGGCGTAATGGGAATTCTCCAGTTGCTGGAAACCTCGGCCGAAGGCCAGGAACAAAAACAGTTCTGCACGCTCGCCCTGCAATCAGCCAATCGTTTGAACCGGCTCCTTTCGGATATTCTCGACCTGTCGCGGGTAGAGGCTGGAAAACTGCATATCCAGTCCGAACCCTTCAGATTGCATGAAACTCTTGTCCAGGTGTTGGACCTTTTCGTGCCCACGGCAGTCCAGTCAGGGGTGGAACTCAGGCATCACGTCGATCCGGGCCTGCCGAACTCCATCGTCGGGGACCCCATTCGCCTGCAGCAGGTGCTGGGCAACCTCATCGGCAACGCCTTCAAGTTCACCACGACCGGCTACGTCAATGTCGAGGCCTACCCCCTGCCCGCGAAACACCCAGGCCAGCTTCGTATCTTCTTCTCGGTTTCGGACACCGGGTGCGGTATTTCCGACAAGGATCTCAAGAACCTGTTCACCCCATTCACTCAGGTCAGCCAAGGGTACGCCAAGAGCCATCAGGGCGCTGGGCTGGGCCTCTCCATCTGCAAGCATCTCGTGACCCTCATGGGCGGGAATATGGCCGTCGAAAGCGAGACTGGAGTGGGGACGACCTTCAGCTTCTGCGTGACCGTAGGAAAGGCCCTCGGCGTTGCTGTCGTAAAAGCCCCTGCAGAAATCGGGGCATCTGCCACGGCCAATGGCCGGGTACTGTTGGCTGAAGACGACGAGGTGACACAATTCGCTGTCCGTAAACTGCTGGAAAAAGCGGGGTACACGGTGTCGATAGCCAGGAACGGCGAAGAGGCGTTGGATCTGCTCGGCGCGCACGACTTCGACGCAGTCCTCATGGACATCCAGATGCCGGTGATGGGTGGGATCGAAGCCACCCGCCTCATCCGCAGTTCCGCTACCCCGGAGGCGAAGCGAAGCATCCCCATTATCGCTCTGACCGCTTATGCCATGGCCGGAGACCGGGAAAAATTCTTGGATGCTGGCATGAACGACTACATCGCTAAGCCGGTGCAGGTCGTAGAACTCAAGAAGGCGTTGGAGCGGGCACAGAAGTTGGGGAAGGGCGAAGTGCAGTAG
- a CDS encoding Fic family protein, with protein MPTFRHYDLSLLNPAFDSPLVDVLTELEHLRRLHLVGTTPAPMFFQLKHVFHMLESLGSARIEGNHTTLADYVESKLEGSRELPSDQLREMGNIEAAMAYIEESVQQGHLLTEHFVRELHAITVGSLEREGDASPGAYRRQQVTIARSEHLPPEFLLVPQYMQELVAFINENHPPKYDLIKVALAHHRFGWIHPFGNGNGRVVRLLTYSLLIKYGFNVQAGGRVLNPTAVFCNDRDRYYAMLEKADAGTPTGLETWCIYVLQGILDELRKVDRLTDFTYLADNILLPAIAFARERELITMAEARILQIGAQTGITKALDLSPAMPGMTSAQRTYQIRKLVERKMLLPIKEGARQYTLGFSNSFLLRGIISALSEEGFIPPTLNQPA; from the coding sequence ATGCCTACATTTCGCCATTATGATTTGAGCCTGCTCAACCCGGCGTTTGATTCCCCGCTGGTGGACGTGCTGACGGAGCTGGAACACCTGCGCCGTCTTCACTTAGTCGGCACCACGCCTGCTCCGATGTTTTTTCAGCTCAAGCATGTCTTCCACATGCTCGAAAGTCTGGGTTCGGCACGCATCGAGGGCAATCACACCACCCTGGCCGATTACGTGGAAAGCAAGCTGGAAGGTTCCCGGGAACTTCCGTCCGACCAGCTGCGGGAAATGGGCAACATCGAGGCCGCCATGGCCTACATCGAAGAAAGCGTCCAACAAGGCCATTTGCTGACGGAACATTTCGTCCGCGAACTGCATGCCATCACGGTCGGCAGTCTGGAACGCGAGGGCGACGCCTCGCCCGGTGCATACCGACGTCAACAGGTCACAATCGCACGGTCGGAACATCTGCCTCCAGAGTTCCTGCTGGTGCCGCAGTACATGCAGGAACTGGTGGCCTTCATCAACGAAAACCATCCTCCCAAATACGATCTGATCAAGGTGGCGCTGGCCCATCATCGTTTCGGCTGGATACACCCCTTTGGCAACGGCAACGGACGTGTGGTGCGCCTGCTGACATACTCGCTGCTGATCAAATACGGCTTCAACGTCCAGGCCGGAGGGCGGGTACTCAATCCGACTGCCGTGTTCTGCAATGACCGCGACCGCTATTACGCCATGCTGGAAAAAGCCGATGCCGGGACTCCGACCGGTCTGGAAACGTGGTGCATCTATGTGTTGCAGGGCATTCTTGATGAATTGCGCAAGGTGGATCGGCTGACTGATTTCACCTACCTGGCCGATAACATACTGCTGCCCGCCATTGCCTTTGCCCGTGAACGCGAACTGATCACCATGGCCGAAGCGCGTATTCTTCAGATTGGAGCGCAAACGGGCATCACCAAGGCCTTGGACCTGAGCCCTGCCATGCCGGGCATGACATCGGCACAACGCACGTATCAGATCAGGAAGCTGGTCGAACGCAAAATGTTATTGCCGATCAAGGAAGGTGCACGACAGTACACCCTGGGCTTCAGCAACAGTTTTCTGTTGCGCGGCATCATCAGCGCGCTGTCCGAGGAAGGTTTCATCCCGCCAACGCTCAATCAACCCGCATAA
- a CDS encoding relaxase/mobilization nuclease domain-containing protein — protein MSSVACAEGNPSKSFCPEDEAKLTLKYFLATESEFAHALGYGDHQRLCGVHKNTRQMHLHGAYNMIHPEKLTRYEPYRDYHKRDKVCRELERRFDPGRVPYEKFTQGNPYVWMALTWGGLQSELNMGVLGARPLDGERNQGAASGGAGKKKGFG, from the coding sequence ATGTCTTCCGTGGCCTGTGCAGAGGGGAATCCTTCAAAGTCGTTCTGTCCCGAGGACGAGGCCAAACTGACTCTGAAATATTTCCTGGCAACCGAAAGCGAGTTTGCGCACGCGTTGGGCTATGGCGATCATCAACGTCTTTGCGGCGTGCATAAGAATACCAGGCAGATGCATCTGCATGGTGCATACAATATGATCCATCCGGAAAAGTTGACGAGATATGAGCCGTACCGGGACTATCACAAGCGGGACAAGGTTTGCCGGGAGCTGGAGCGTCGTTTTGACCCCGGCAGGGTTCCTTATGAGAAATTCACCCAAGGAAATCCCTACGTTTGGATGGCACTAACTTGGGGAGGTTTACAATCTGAACTGAACATGGGTGTACTGGGCGCTAGGCCCTTGGACGGTGAGCGAAACCAAGGTGCCGCGTCGGGTGGCGCGGGAAAAAAGAAAGGTTTCGGGTAG
- the hypB gene encoding hydrogenase nickel incorporation protein HypB, producing the protein MKVDVVRNILEANDAVAAELNARLSAQGILTLNLMSSPGSGKTSLLERTLTDLKEEFNMAVIEGDCQTENDARRVAATGARAVQINTAGGCHLDSTMVRDATEKMGVDGIDILVVENVGNLVCPAEFSVGEDYKVTILSVTEGDDKPEKYPFIFAESKVMILNKIDLLPYVNFDLDRASGFARSINKDIEIFALSATTGQGMDAWYDWLRRERAKKKK; encoded by the coding sequence ATGAAAGTCGATGTGGTACGAAACATCCTTGAGGCCAACGACGCCGTCGCGGCCGAACTGAACGCCCGGCTCAGCGCGCAAGGCATCCTGACCCTCAATCTGATGAGTTCGCCGGGATCGGGCAAGACCTCCCTGCTGGAGCGCACGCTGACCGACCTGAAGGAAGAATTCAACATGGCCGTCATCGAAGGCGACTGCCAGACCGAGAACGACGCCCGCCGCGTGGCCGCCACCGGGGCCCGGGCCGTACAGATCAACACCGCGGGCGGCTGCCACCTCGACAGCACCATGGTCCGTGACGCCACGGAAAAGATGGGCGTGGACGGCATCGACATCCTCGTCGTCGAAAACGTGGGCAACCTGGTCTGTCCGGCGGAATTCAGCGTGGGCGAAGACTACAAGGTCACCATCCTGAGCGTGACCGAGGGCGACGACAAGCCCGAAAAATATCCCTTCATCTTTGCCGAATCCAAGGTCATGATTTTAAATAAGATCGATCTGCTGCCCTACGTCAATTTCGACCTGGACCGCGCCAGCGGATTTGCCCGCTCCATCAACAAGGACATCGAGATATTCGCCCTCTCCGCCACTACCGGCCAGGGCATGGATGCCTGGTACGACTGGCTGCGCCGGGAACGGGCCAAGAAGAAAAAGTAG
- a CDS encoding nuclease-related domain-containing protein, which translates to MGWLFFLIISAVIVKTVLKSKSFKGWFGEFRVRQTLATQLETERYRQFHDVTLPTTDGTTQIDHIIVSIYGIFVIETKNMSGWIFGNPDHPKWTQTFGKSKNSFQNPLRQNYKHIKELESLLQIGEDKLFPVVVFTGGAEFKTDMPDNVIHSGRLPRYIHTKNTPLMTESDVQRILLKINGTMLERSRETSRQHVHNLNRKFGNSADETDRERQLDLLKMAGIIGIFLIVAVLLNSPKSPTHKPGASVSIPVSSPVPTAPATPAAPEIFQRHELPKTKKVPRSDEYGILTLSAKKDTYVTLYDTKNVEVVRMEIRKGQSEEIEIRKGAYKAEILQTGKREVSTVSFIGNAGVLEF; encoded by the coding sequence ATGGGGTGGCTGTTCTTTTTGATCATCAGTGCCGTGATTGTCAAAACGGTACTGAAATCAAAATCCTTCAAAGGATGGTTTGGCGAATTTCGTGTCAGACAGACTCTCGCTACCCAACTCGAAACAGAACGATACCGCCAATTCCACGACGTCACCCTTCCCACGACAGACGGCACCACGCAGATCGACCACATCATCGTCTCAATATATGGTATCTTCGTGATCGAAACCAAAAACATGAGCGGATGGATATTCGGGAACCCGGACCATCCAAAATGGACGCAGACATTTGGCAAGAGCAAAAATTCGTTCCAGAACCCGCTCAGACAGAACTATAAACACATCAAGGAACTCGAATCCCTCCTCCAGATCGGAGAGGACAAGCTCTTTCCCGTGGTCGTTTTCACCGGAGGCGCCGAGTTCAAGACGGACATGCCGGACAACGTCATCCACAGCGGCCGGCTGCCAAGGTATATCCACACCAAAAACACTCCCCTCATGACGGAAAGCGACGTGCAGCGCATCCTGCTCAAGATAAACGGCACCATGCTGGAACGATCCAGAGAGACATCCAGACAGCACGTTCACAACCTCAACAGAAAATTCGGGAACAGCGCGGACGAGACGGACAGGGAACGGCAACTCGATCTGCTGAAGATGGCAGGTATAATCGGGATTTTTCTGATTGTGGCCGTTCTCCTTAATTCACCAAAATCGCCCACGCATAAACCAGGCGCATCTGTATCGATACCAGTTTCCTCGCCGGTGCCCACGGCCCCCGCGACTCCCGCAGCTCCAGAAATTTTTCAGCGCCACGAACTTCCAAAAACAAAAAAAGTCCCACGCTCAGATGAATACGGGATACTGACGCTTTCGGCCAAAAAGGACACGTACGTGACGCTTTACGATACAAAAAATGTCGAAGTGGTCCGCATGGAGATCAGGAAGGGGCAAAGCGAAGAGATTGAGATCAGGAAAGGGGCTTACAAGGCGGAAATTCTGCAGACTGGGAAGAGAGAGGTTTCGACGGTGAGTTTTATTGGAAATGCTGGTGTACTGGAGTTTTGA